The proteins below are encoded in one region of Rhizobacter sp.:
- a CDS encoding DUF4347 domain-containing protein, translating to MPSWFKRARAARQASTTLAGAAAPRPLMMPLEPRIMFDAALGATALDVAHAEPAAAPVAEAHDPALAEAQAPAAVEPARHEIVFVDASVQDPQSLLAQLGPNVEVVLIGAGQDGLQVMADTLAGRTGLDAIHVLSHGDVGQVKLGSTWLDRDGVGAQATLLGRIGQSLSAQGDILLYGCLTGADNSGRDFLRAIADATGADVAASNDTTGSALKQGDWDLEVQHGSIEATSLALTGYQGTLAAFTDTYTTDFGSGLTSFTSTLGGVSYTYTFTADGDGGDFAWDNTSFPGQQWLNANSAAPGNTGTTERFTITRTDGADFTLGSIQVDNAGGGSSVTVRGYLGGFAVGSAGTVNGGNTATLNFGSLRVDEVRVTSADFSFVLFDNFSGDTNPPNSAPTMGNLNGDSVAWAGVGSTVVLDASANATLADADFGALNSGNGNWSGGSLTVQRSGTAISADTFGFNTTGALFTVSGTSASGNLQSGGLTFGTYTNTGGVLTVSFTSSGTAATTALVNNVAQRITYGNDTPAGDATVRFSLSDGVASAVTADVTVTSDTIYVTNTTDTSTIDRTNGVSFSEAIAIAAADATGTQTIVLASSLAGQTVSASSASTLGESLTLDLDSASGATISGGTLSISSTYTLTVTNGSSDTATISTTLGGAGSLAKSGAGTVTLSGTNSYTGGTTVSAGTLTVSGGDAISSTGTVTVNSGATLALSSTEGIGNLAGAGSVTLGSNTLGMDLTADTTFSGGISGTGGLSIGQSGAATYALTLSGTNTYTGTTTTINYGWLRLNGDAALSDSSQLRINGNSRLTLLSDQTAGSLFSNNANASIILGSYTLTVGGDNTSTTANGVISGTGNLVKTGSGTLTLAGTNTYSGTTTVSAGTLSVASDSNLGSDTITLASGSTLDVTGATTIDNAIALSGAATVNNSAAVTLSGVISGSNNLTKTGSSTLTLSGTNTYSGTTTVSAGTLSVASDSNLGSGALTLAAGTTLDVTGATTIDNAIALSGAATVNNSAAVTLSGVISGSNNLTKTGSSTLTLSGTNTYSGTTTVSAGTLSVASDSNLGSGALTLASGTTLAVTGATTIDNAIALSGAATVNNSAAVTLSGVISGSNNLTKTGSSTLTLSGTNTYSGTTTVSAGTLSVASDGNLGSGALTLAAGTTLAITGATTLDNAIALSGAATLNNSGAVTLSGVVSGSNDLTKAGAGVLTMSAANTQSGTTTVNAGTLLVTGSTAGATTVASGATLGGTGTLGGAVTVQNGGTLSPGVAGAGTLTVNGDLTLASGSTLALDIAGATAGSGYDRIAVTGAVDVTGATLSATHSYTAGPSDTYTVITNDASDAVTGTFSGLAEGATATAGGNSTVLTASYLGGTGNDFTLTAPVPAAVTAVSASTANGTYGIGSTISVTLTFDNAVTVDTGGGTPSITLETGATDRIASYVSGSGSNTLTFQYTVQSGDTTNDLDYTATGALVLNGGTIRDALSIDAALTLPTPGAAGSLGANRALVIDGVRPTASIVVADNALAVGETSLVTITFNEAVTGFTNADLTVANGTLGSVSSSDGGITWTATFTPTTSVTDASNLITLDNTGVSDAAGNAGSGSTDSNNYAIDTTRPTASIVVADTALAAGETSLVTITFSEAVTGFTNADLTVANGALGAVSSSDGGITWTATFTPSTSVTDASNLITLANTGVTDAAGNTGTGTTDSNNYAIDTTRPTASIVVADTALAIGETSTVTITFSEAVTGFTNADLTVANGTLTPVSSSDGGITWTATFTPTASVTDATNLITLANTGVTDAAGNAGTGTTDSNNYAIDTTRPTASIVMADTALAVGETSGVTITFSEAVTGFTNADLTVANGTLSAVSSADGGITWTATFTPTASVTDTSNLITLDNTGVSDTAGNAGTGSTDSNNYAIDTTRPTAIIVVADTALAVGETSLVTITFSEAVTGFTNADLTVANGTLSPVSSSDGGITWTATLTPTASVTDATNLITLTNAGVTDAAGNTGTGTTSSNNYALDTERPAAVIVVADTALAAGETSGVTIIFSEAVTGFTNADLTVANGTLSPVSSSDGGFTWTATFTPTAGITDATNLITLANTGVTDAAGNAGTGTTDSSNYAIDTTRPTASIVVADTALAVGETSGVTITFSEAVSGFTNADLTVANGTLSPVSSSDGGVTWTATFTPTAGVTDATNLITLANTGVTDAAGNTGTGTTDSNNYAIDTTRPTASIVVADNALAVGETSGVTITFSEAVTGFTNADLTVTNGTLSTVTSSDGGITWTATFTPTAGITDATNLITLTNAGVTDAAGNIGTGTTSSNNYAIDASAPAVVSVAVPANGSYLAGQALDFSVAFSEAVLVDTAGGMPRIALTLDTGGTVYASYLSGSGTASLVFRATVASGQLDANGIGVAGSIDLNGGTLRDTAGNDSALTLTGLPSTAGVQIDAVAPAVTAVGVPADGHYNAGDVLTFTVSTSEAVTVTGTPQLTLGLGSGTGLAQYVSGSGSGTLVFQYTVQPGDNAPGGVVPGALQANGGTLRDAAGNDLTGTLTGVGSTAGVVVDTTAPAVASIVRANPSPTAAGSATYTVTFTEDVTGVDAGDFTLTTTGSAQGSIASVTAVDAHTYTVLVNGLQGQGDITLALNGSGTGTADTAGNAIASGFTGETYELRPPAVVVPTPSAPAPAEPPAPAPAPLPSLPLVTLRPTDPISPIPTPTLVASPPSIAPPFIAPVSLGGFDSFAPTPSPAAPAPARTGYVELGGTGGAGTSGLRAVPDIGDFSVAAGQPVNIVLPAGTFSSSDASIRVSVEVRLANGQPLPAWLKFDPVNGSFTGQPPAGLNQALSIEVIARDSQGRQATTHLDIQVRGTPARDAAPPTRPRLGAWLDRQWLEPASPAELAPIDADLAQLLAALPAAPESTGRASLAEQFNQFGPAAREAERAALLQHARATAAALDIAREG from the coding sequence ATGCCTTCATGGTTCAAACGTGCGCGCGCTGCGCGCCAGGCTTCGACCACCCTTGCAGGCGCCGCGGCCCCCCGCCCGCTGATGATGCCGCTCGAGCCGCGCATCATGTTCGATGCCGCCCTCGGTGCCACGGCCCTCGACGTGGCGCACGCCGAGCCCGCGGCCGCCCCGGTGGCCGAGGCCCACGACCCGGCCTTGGCGGAAGCGCAGGCCCCCGCGGCCGTGGAGCCAGCCCGCCACGAGATCGTGTTCGTCGACGCCTCGGTGCAGGACCCGCAGTCGCTGCTCGCCCAGCTTGGGCCGAACGTCGAGGTCGTGCTCATCGGAGCCGGCCAGGACGGCTTGCAGGTGATGGCCGACACCCTGGCGGGCCGCACCGGCCTGGACGCCATCCACGTGCTGAGCCATGGCGACGTCGGCCAGGTGAAGCTCGGCAGCACCTGGCTCGACCGCGACGGCGTGGGTGCGCAAGCCACGCTGCTCGGGCGCATCGGCCAGTCGCTCTCGGCGCAGGGCGACATCCTGCTCTACGGCTGCCTCACCGGGGCCGACAACAGCGGGCGCGATTTCCTGCGGGCCATCGCCGACGCCACCGGCGCCGACGTGGCCGCGTCCAACGACACCACCGGCTCGGCCCTGAAGCAAGGCGACTGGGACCTGGAAGTGCAGCACGGCAGCATCGAAGCCACGAGCCTGGCGCTGACCGGCTACCAGGGCACGCTGGCCGCGTTCACCGACACCTACACCACCGACTTCGGCAGCGGCCTCACGAGCTTCACCAGCACCCTGGGTGGCGTGTCGTACACCTACACCTTCACCGCCGATGGCGACGGTGGTGACTTCGCCTGGGACAACACCAGCTTCCCCGGGCAGCAGTGGCTCAACGCCAATTCGGCTGCGCCGGGCAACACGGGCACCACCGAGCGCTTCACCATCACGCGCACGGACGGGGCCGACTTCACGCTCGGCTCCATCCAGGTCGACAACGCGGGCGGTGGGTCCTCCGTCACGGTTCGCGGCTACCTCGGGGGTTTCGCGGTCGGCTCGGCCGGGACGGTCAACGGCGGCAACACGGCCACCCTCAACTTCGGCTCGCTGCGGGTCGACGAAGTGCGCGTGACGTCTGCCGACTTCAGCTTCGTGCTCTTCGACAACTTCTCCGGCGACACCAACCCACCCAACAGCGCCCCCACGATGGGCAACCTCAACGGGGACAGCGTGGCCTGGGCCGGTGTGGGCAGCACCGTGGTGCTCGACGCCAGCGCGAACGCGACGCTGGCCGACGCCGACTTCGGCGCGCTCAACAGCGGCAACGGCAACTGGTCGGGTGGCAGCCTGACGGTGCAGCGCTCGGGCACGGCCATCTCGGCCGACACCTTCGGCTTCAACACCACGGGCGCGCTCTTCACCGTGAGCGGCACCAGCGCCAGCGGCAACCTGCAATCGGGCGGGCTGACCTTCGGCACCTACACCAACACCGGCGGCGTGCTCACCGTCAGCTTCACCAGCAGCGGCACGGCCGCCACCACGGCCCTGGTGAACAACGTGGCCCAGCGCATCACCTACGGCAACGACACCCCCGCGGGCGACGCCACCGTGCGCTTCTCGCTCAGCGATGGCGTGGCCAGCGCCGTGACGGCCGACGTGACGGTGACCAGCGACACCATCTACGTCACCAACACCACCGACACGTCCACCATCGACCGCACCAACGGCGTGAGCTTCAGCGAGGCCATTGCCATTGCCGCGGCCGATGCCACGGGCACGCAAACCATCGTGCTGGCCAGTTCGCTGGCCGGTCAGACGGTCTCGGCCTCGTCCGCCTCAACCCTCGGCGAAAGCCTCACGCTCGACCTCGACTCGGCCAGCGGCGCCACGATCTCGGGCGGCACGCTGTCGATCAGCTCGACCTACACGCTGACCGTCACCAACGGCAGCAGCGACACGGCCACCATCTCGACCACGCTCGGTGGCGCCGGTAGCCTGGCCAAGAGCGGCGCCGGCACGGTCACGCTCTCGGGCACCAACAGCTACACGGGCGGCACCACCGTGTCGGCCGGCACGCTCACCGTGAGCGGTGGTGACGCCATCTCGTCGACCGGCACCGTCACCGTGAACAGCGGTGCCACGCTCGCGCTCTCGAGCACCGAGGGCATCGGCAACCTCGCGGGCGCCGGCTCGGTGACCCTGGGCAGCAACACGCTGGGCATGGACCTGACCGCCGACACCACTTTCAGCGGCGGCATCAGCGGCACGGGCGGGCTGTCGATCGGCCAGAGCGGCGCAGCCACCTACGCGCTCACGCTGTCGGGCACGAACACCTACACCGGTACGACCACCACCATCAACTACGGCTGGTTGCGGCTGAACGGCGATGCGGCCCTCTCCGACAGCAGCCAGCTGCGCATCAACGGCAACTCGCGGCTCACCCTGCTGTCGGACCAGACCGCCGGCAGCCTGTTCAGCAACAACGCCAACGCGTCGATCATCCTCGGCAGCTACACGCTCACGGTTGGCGGCGACAACACCAGCACCACGGCCAACGGTGTCATCTCGGGCACCGGCAACCTGGTGAAGACCGGCAGCGGCACGCTGACGCTGGCCGGCACCAACACCTACAGCGGCACCACCACCGTGAGCGCCGGCACGCTGAGCGTGGCCAGCGACAGCAACCTCGGCAGTGACACGATCACCCTGGCCAGCGGCAGCACGCTCGACGTGACCGGCGCCACCACCATCGACAACGCCATCGCGCTCAGCGGGGCGGCCACCGTCAACAACAGCGCGGCCGTCACACTCTCGGGTGTCATCAGCGGCAGCAACAACCTCACCAAGACCGGCAGCAGCACCCTCACACTGAGCGGCACCAACACCTACAGCGGCACCACCACCGTGAGCGCCGGCACGCTGAGCGTGGCCAGCGACAGCAACCTCGGCAGCGGTGCGCTCACCCTGGCGGCCGGTACCACGCTCGACGTGACCGGCGCCACCACCATCGACAACGCCATCGCGCTCAGCGGGGCGGCCACGGTCAACAACAGCGCGGCCGTCACGCTCTCGGGCGTCATCAGCGGCAGCAACAACCTCACCAAGACCGGCAGCAGCACCCTCACACTGAGCGGCACCAACACCTACAGCGGCACCACCACCGTCAGCGCCGGCACCCTGAGTGTGGCCAGCGACAGCAACCTCGGCAGCGGTGCGCTCACCCTGGCCAGCGGCACCACGCTGGCCGTCACGGGCGCCACCACCATCGACAACGCCATCGCGCTGAGCGGGGCGGCCACGGTCAACAACAGCGCGGCCGTCACGCTCTCGGGTGTCATCAGCGGCAGCAACAACCTCACCAAGACCGGCAGCAGCACCCTCACACTGAGCGGCACCAACACCTACAGCGGCACCACCACCGTGAGCGCCGGCACCCTGAGCGTGGCCAGCGACGGCAACCTCGGCAGCGGTGCGCTCACCCTGGCAGCCGGCACCACGCTGGCCATCACCGGCGCCACCACCCTCGACAACGCCATCGCGCTCAGCGGGGCAGCCACCCTCAACAACAGCGGTGCCGTCACCCTGAGCGGTGTCGTGAGCGGGTCGAACGACCTCACCAAAGCGGGCGCGGGCGTGCTCACCATGTCGGCCGCCAACACGCAGTCGGGCACCACCACGGTCAACGCCGGCACCCTGCTCGTGACGGGCAGCACCGCAGGCGCCACCACCGTGGCGAGCGGCGCCACGCTGGGCGGCACGGGCACGCTGGGCGGCGCCGTCACGGTCCAAAACGGCGGCACCTTGTCGCCGGGCGTGGCGGGCGCCGGCACGCTCACGGTCAACGGCGACCTCACCCTCGCCTCGGGCAGCACGCTGGCGCTCGACATCGCCGGCGCCACCGCCGGCTCGGGCTACGACCGCATCGCCGTCACCGGCGCGGTGGACGTCACCGGCGCCACCCTGTCGGCCACGCACAGCTACACGGCCGGCCCTTCGGACACCTACACCGTCATCACCAACGACGCCTCCGACGCCGTGACCGGCACCTTCAGCGGCCTGGCCGAGGGCGCGACCGCCACCGCCGGCGGCAACAGCACGGTGCTGACGGCCAGCTACCTCGGCGGCACCGGCAACGACTTCACGCTGACCGCCCCCGTGCCCGCCGCGGTCACGGCGGTCTCGGCCTCGACCGCCAACGGCACCTACGGCATCGGCAGCACGATCAGCGTCACGCTGACCTTCGACAACGCCGTCACGGTGGACACCGGCGGCGGCACGCCCTCGATCACGCTCGAAACCGGCGCCACCGACCGCATCGCCAGCTACGTGTCGGGCTCGGGTTCGAACACCCTCACCTTCCAGTACACGGTGCAGAGCGGCGACACCACCAACGACCTCGACTACACGGCCACCGGCGCGCTGGTGCTCAACGGCGGCACCATCCGCGACGCGCTGAGCATCGATGCCGCGCTCACCCTGCCCACGCCGGGCGCCGCGGGTTCGCTGGGCGCCAACCGTGCGCTGGTGATCGACGGCGTGCGGCCCACGGCCAGCATCGTCGTGGCCGACAACGCGCTCGCCGTGGGCGAGACCTCGCTCGTCACCATCACCTTCAACGAGGCCGTCACCGGCTTCACCAACGCCGACCTCACGGTGGCCAACGGAACGCTGGGTTCCGTGTCGTCGTCGGACGGCGGCATCACCTGGACGGCCACCTTCACGCCCACCACGAGCGTCACCGACGCCAGCAACCTCATCACGCTCGACAACACCGGCGTGAGCGACGCTGCGGGCAACGCCGGCAGCGGCAGCACCGACTCCAACAACTACGCCATCGACACCACGCGGCCCACCGCCAGCATCGTGGTGGCCGACACGGCGCTGGCGGCTGGCGAGACCTCGCTCGTCACCATCACCTTCAGCGAGGCCGTCACCGGCTTCACCAACGCCGACCTCACGGTGGCCAATGGCGCGCTGGGCGCTGTGAGCAGCAGCGACGGCGGCATCACCTGGACGGCAACCTTCACGCCCTCCACGAGCGTCACCGACGCCAGCAACCTCATCACGCTGGCCAACACCGGCGTCACCGATGCCGCGGGCAACACCGGCACCGGCACCACCGACTCCAACAACTACGCCATCGACACCACGCGGCCCACCGCCAGCATCGTCGTGGCCGACACGGCCCTGGCCATCGGCGAAACCTCGACCGTCACCATCACCTTCAGCGAGGCCGTCACCGGCTTCACCAACGCCGACCTCACGGTGGCCAATGGCACGCTGACTCCGGTGTCGTCGTCCGACGGTGGCATCACCTGGACGGCCACCTTCACCCCCACCGCGAGCGTCACCGACGCCACCAACCTCATCACCCTCGCCAACACCGGGGTGACGGACGCAGCCGGCAACGCCGGCACCGGCACGACCGACTCCAACAACTACGCCATTGACACCACACGGCCCACCGCCAGCATCGTCATGGCCGACACAGCGCTCGCCGTGGGCGAGACCTCGGGCGTCACCATCACCTTCAGCGAGGCCGTCACCGGCTTCACCAATGCCGACCTCACGGTGGCCAACGGCACGCTCAGCGCGGTGTCGTCGGCCGACGGTGGCATCACCTGGACGGCCACCTTCACGCCCACCGCCAGCGTCACCGACACCAGCAACCTCATCACGCTCGACAACACCGGCGTGAGCGACACGGCGGGCAATGCCGGCACCGGCAGCACCGACTCGAACAACTACGCCATCGACACCACGCGGCCCACCGCCATCATCGTCGTGGCCGACACGGCACTCGCCGTCGGCGAAACCTCCCTCGTCACCATCACCTTCAGCGAGGCCGTCACCGGCTTCACCAATGCCGACCTCACGGTGGCCAACGGCACGCTGAGCCCGGTGAGCAGCAGCGACGGCGGCATCACCTGGACGGCGACCCTCACGCCCACCGCCAGCGTCACCGACGCCACCAACCTCATCACTTTGACCAACGCCGGCGTCACCGATGCCGCGGGCAACACCGGCACGGGCACGACCAGCTCCAACAACTACGCCCTCGACACCGAGCGGCCCGCCGCCGTCATCGTCGTGGCCGACACGGCGCTGGCGGCTGGTGAGACCTCGGGCGTCACCATCATCTTCAGCGAGGCCGTCACCGGTTTCACCAACGCCGACCTCACGGTGGCCAATGGCACGCTGAGCCCGGTGAGCAGCAGCGACGGCGGCTTCACCTGGACGGCCACCTTCACGCCCACCGCGGGCATCACCGACGCCACCAACCTCATCACCCTCGCCAACACCGGCGTGACGGATGCCGCCGGCAATGCCGGCACCGGCACGACCGACTCCAGCAACTACGCCATCGACACCACGCGGCCCACCGCCAGCATCGTCGTGGCCGACACCGCGCTCGCCGTGGGCGAAACCTCGGGCGTCACCATCACCTTCAGCGAGGCCGTCAGCGGCTTCACCAACGCCGACCTCACGGTGGCCAACGGCACGCTGAGCCCGGTGAGCAGCAGCGACGGCGGCGTCACCTGGACGGCCACCTTCACGCCCACCGCAGGCGTGACGGACGCCACCAACCTCATCACGCTGGCCAACACCGGCGTGACCGATGCAGCCGGCAACACCGGCACCGGCACGACCGACTCCAACAACTACGCCATCGACACCACGCGGCCCACCGCCAGCATCGTCGTGGCCGACAACGCGCTCGCCGTCGGCGAGACTTCGGGCGTCACCATCACCTTCAGCGAGGCCGTCACTGGCTTCACCAACGCCGACCTCACGGTGACCAATGGCACGCTGAGCACCGTCACCAGCAGCGACGGCGGCATCACCTGGACGGCCACCTTCACGCCCACCGCGGGCATCACCGACGCCACCAACCTCATCACGCTGACCAACGCAGGCGTCACCGATGCCGCGGGCAACATCGGCACCGGCACGACCAGCTCCAACAACTACGCCATCGACGCCTCGGCGCCGGCCGTGGTCTCGGTCGCCGTGCCGGCCAACGGCAGCTACCTGGCCGGCCAGGCACTCGACTTCAGCGTGGCCTTCAGCGAGGCAGTGCTCGTCGACACCGCCGGCGGCATGCCGCGCATCGCCCTCACGCTCGACACCGGGGGCACCGTCTACGCCAGCTACCTCAGCGGCTCGGGCACCGCGAGCCTCGTGTTCCGCGCGACGGTGGCGAGCGGCCAGCTCGACGCCAACGGCATCGGCGTGGCCGGCAGCATCGACCTCAACGGCGGCACGCTGCGCGACACCGCGGGCAACGATTCCGCCCTCACCCTCACCGGCCTGCCCTCGACCGCGGGCGTGCAGATCGATGCGGTGGCGCCCGCCGTCACCGCGGTCGGCGTGCCCGCCGATGGCCACTACAACGCGGGCGACGTGCTGACGTTCACCGTCAGCACCAGCGAGGCGGTCACCGTCACCGGCACACCGCAGCTCACGCTCGGCCTGGGCAGCGGCACCGGGCTCGCGCAGTACGTGAGCGGCTCCGGCAGCGGCACGCTCGTCTTCCAGTACACCGTGCAGCCCGGCGACAACGCGCCAGGCGGCGTGGTGCCCGGCGCCTTGCAGGCCAACGGCGGCACGCTGCGCGATGCGGCGGGCAACGACCTCACCGGCACGCTCACTGGCGTTGGCAGCACGGCCGGCGTGGTGGTCGACACCACTGCCCCGGCCGTCGCGAGCATCGTGCGCGCCAACCCGTCGCCCACCGCGGCGGGCTCGGCCACCTACACCGTCACCTTCACCGAAGACGTGACCGGCGTCGATGCCGGCGACTTCACGCTCACCACCACCGGCTCGGCCCAGGGCAGCATCGCCTCGGTCACCGCGGTCGATGCCCACACCTACACCGTGCTCGTGAACGGCCTGCAAGGCCAGGGCGACATCACGCTGGCGCTGAACGGCAGCGGCACCGGCACGGCCGACACCGCCGGCAACGCCATCGCAAGCGGCTTCACCGGCGAGACCTACGAGCTGCGGCCACCCGCGGTCGTGGTGCCGACGCCATCGGCACCAGCACCCGCCGAGCCCCCGGCGCCCGCACCGGCCCCCCTGCCGTCGTTGCCGCTCGTGACGCTCAGGCCCACCGATCCGATCAGCCCGATCCCAACGCCGACGCTGGTCGCGAGCCCGCCGTCGATCGCACCGCCGTTCATCGCCCCCGTGTCGCTGGGTGGCTTCGACAGCTTCGCACCGACCCCATCGCCGGCGGCACCGGCACCCGCTCGCACCGGCTACGTCGAGCTGGGCGGCACGGGTGGCGCGGGCACGAGCGGCCTGCGTGCCGTGCCCGACATCGGCGACTTCTCGGTCGCAGCCGGCCAGCCGGTCAACATCGTGCTGCCGGCCGGCACCTTCTCGTCAAGCGACGCGTCGATCCGTGTGTCGGTGGAAGTGCGGCTGGCGAACGGGCAGCCGCTGCCGGCATGGCTCAAGTTCGACCCCGTCAACGGCAGCTTCACCGGCCAACCACCCGCGGGCCTCAACCAGGCGCTCTCGATCGAGGTCATCGCCCGCGACAGCCAGGGCCGGCAGGCCACGACCCACCTCGACATCCAGGTGCGCGGAACACCCGCGCGCGATGCCGCCCCCCCGACCCGGCCGCGCCTCGGCGCCTGGCTCGACCGGCAGTGGCTGGAGCCGGCCTCGCCCGCCGAGCTGGCCCCGATCGACGCCGACCTCGCACAGCTGCTGGCCGCGCTGCCCGCGGCCCCCGAGAGCACCGGCCGCGCGAGCCTGGCCGAGCAGTTCAACCAGTTCGGCCCTGCCG
- a CDS encoding c-type cytochrome, protein MPVLLAVSCGLAWGAASAAPVEDSMAQRVLACTGCHGPEGRAARDGYYPRIAGKPAGYLYNQLANFRDGRRHYLPMTRLIDPLSDAYLREIAEHFASLDLPYPPPRPAQVSAEVLARGEALALRGDPARQIPACAQCHGASFTGVTPHLPGLLGIPRDYIAGQLGAWKSGSRRAMAPDCMAQIAQALTADDVSAVSHWLAAQPLPSSTKPAAGLPAPMPMGCGGTGEGSAAR, encoded by the coding sequence ATGCCCGTGTTGCTCGCGGTGTCTTGCGGTCTCGCATGGGGTGCGGCTTCGGCGGCCCCGGTCGAAGACAGCATGGCCCAGCGGGTGCTGGCCTGCACCGGCTGCCACGGCCCCGAGGGCCGCGCGGCGCGCGACGGCTACTACCCGCGCATCGCCGGCAAGCCCGCCGGCTACCTCTACAACCAGCTCGCCAACTTCCGCGACGGCCGGCGCCACTACCTGCCGATGACGCGGCTGATCGATCCGCTGTCCGACGCCTACCTGCGCGAGATCGCCGAGCACTTCGCCTCGCTCGACCTGCCGTACCCACCGCCGCGGCCGGCGCAGGTGTCGGCCGAGGTGCTCGCGCGCGGCGAAGCGCTTGCGTTGCGCGGCGACCCGGCGCGCCAGATTCCGGCCTGTGCGCAGTGCCACGGCGCGAGCTTCACCGGCGTCACGCCCCACCTGCCGGGCTTGCTCGGCATCCCGCGCGACTACATCGCGGGGCAGCTCGGCGCGTGGAAGTCGGGCAGCCGCCGTGCGATGGCGCCCGACTGCATGGCGCAGATCGCCCAGGCGCTCACCGCCGACGACGTGAGCGCCGTGTCGCACTGGCTCGCCGCCCAGCCTCTGCCCTCGTCCACGAAACCGGCCGCAGGCCTGCCCGCGCCGATGCCCATGGGCTGCGGCGGCACGGGCGAGGGGAGCGCAGCACGATGA
- a CDS encoding cytochrome c → MTRALIIVVALLLLVAGALVGLNLRGEDPLDDAAVLATPELIQRGEYLARAGNCAGCHTERGGEPYAGGRGIDTPFGTLYSPNLTPDPATGLGQWSAGHFWRAMHNGRSRDGRLLSPAFPYTNYTLVTRADSDAIYAYLRSLPAVAKPKRPHAMRFPYGTQAALGVWRALYFKPETHEPDATQTPAWNRGAYLVRGLGHCNACHGHRNALGATGGTLDLSGGLIPVQNWYAPSLSDPHEAGVRDWPAQETATLLKTGVSPRASVLGPMAEVVIGSTQHLRDDDLLAMADYLRSLPPTNTRVTSPQGPEPDLARGEKLYGEHCAACHGAAGEGVKGLYPALAGNRAVTMKTPANLVRVLMEGGFAPSTAGNPRPFGMPPFAGTLSDDDMAALLSHVRSAWGNQAAPVSPFEVSRYRER, encoded by the coding sequence ATGACGCGCGCACTCATCATCGTCGTGGCGCTTCTCTTGCTCGTGGCCGGCGCGCTCGTCGGCCTCAACCTGCGCGGCGAAGACCCGCTCGACGACGCGGCCGTGTTGGCCACGCCCGAACTGATCCAGCGTGGCGAATACCTCGCCCGCGCCGGCAACTGCGCGGGTTGCCACACCGAGCGCGGCGGCGAGCCTTATGCCGGAGGCCGCGGCATCGACACGCCTTTCGGCACCCTCTACAGCCCCAACCTCACGCCCGACCCCGCCACCGGCCTCGGCCAATGGAGTGCGGGGCATTTCTGGCGTGCCATGCACAACGGCCGTTCGCGCGACGGCCGCCTGCTGTCGCCCGCCTTCCCGTACACCAACTACACGCTGGTGACGCGTGCCGATTCCGACGCGATCTACGCCTACCTGCGCAGCCTGCCCGCCGTGGCGAAGCCCAAACGCCCGCATGCGATGCGCTTCCCCTACGGCACGCAGGCGGCGCTTGGCGTGTGGCGCGCGCTCTACTTCAAGCCCGAGACGCACGAGCCCGACGCGACGCAGACCCCCGCGTGGAACCGTGGCGCCTACCTCGTGCGCGGCCTCGGCCATTGCAACGCCTGCCATGGCCACCGCAATGCTCTCGGCGCCACCGGCGGCACGCTCGACCTGAGCGGCGGCCTGATCCCGGTGCAGAACTGGTACGCCCCGTCGCTGAGCGACCCGCACGAAGCCGGCGTGCGCGACTGGCCCGCGCAAGAGACCGCCACCCTGCTCAAGACCGGCGTGAGCCCGCGTGCGTCGGTGCTCGGCCCGATGGCCGAGGTGGTGATCGGCAGCACGCAGCACCTGCGCGACGACGACCTGCTCGCGATGGCCGACTATCTGCGCAGCCTGCCGCCCACGAACACTCGCGTGACGAGCCCGCAAGGCCCCGAGCCCGACCTCGCGCGCGGCGAGAAGCTGTACGGCGAGCACTGCGCCGCCTGCCACGGCGCGGCAGGCGAGGGCGTGAAGGGCCTCTACCCGGCACTGGCCGGCAACCGCGCCGTGACCATGAAGACGCCGGCCAACCTGGTGCGGGTGCTGATGGAAGGCGGCTTCGCGCCGTCGACCGCGGGCAACCCGCGCCCCTTCGGCATGCCGCCCTTTGCTGGCACGCTGAGCGACGACGACATGGCCGCGCTGCTCTCGCATGTGCGCAGTGCCTGGGGCAACCAGGCCGCGCCGGTGTCGCCCTTCGAGGTCTCGCGTTACAGGGAGCGCTGA